The Ananas comosus cultivar F153 linkage group 2, ASM154086v1, whole genome shotgun sequence genome contains a region encoding:
- the LOC109727552 gene encoding uncharacterized protein LOC109727552: KQAPRAWYERLSTFLTSNNFSRGKVDTTLFIKIKGKDFLIIQIYVDDIIFGATNESLCKEFSKLMQNEFEMSMMGELSFFLGLQVKQMKDGIFINQAKYAKDLIKRFGLKSSKETNTPMSVSTKLDKDEKGKDVDIKLYRGMIGSLLYLTASRPDIMFSVCLCAQFQAQPKESHLVAVKRILRYVKGTLNLGLWYPEGTNFNLIGFSDADFAGCKVDRKSTSGTCQFLGHSLVSWSSKKQNSVALSTAEAEYIAAGCCCAQVLWMKQTLEDFGVHQKQVPIKCDNTSAINISKNPIQHSRTKHIEIRHHFIRDHIQKEDVTIEFVDTCNQLADIFTKPLSEDRFTQLRRELGMIDLSA, translated from the coding sequence AAACAAGCTCCTAGAGCCTGGTATGAAAGACTTAGCACTTTTCTtacttcaaataatttttcaagaggaaaagttgacaccacattatttatcaaaattaagggtaaagattttctcattatacaaatttatgtggatgatattatatttggtgCTACTAATGAATCTCTCTGTAAAGAATTCTCTAAGCTAATGCAAAATGAGTTTGAAATGAGCATGATGGGCGAGCTCTCATTCTTCCTTGGACTCCAAGTTAAACAAATGAAAGATGGAATATTCATCAATCAAGCCAAGTATGCAAAAGACCTAATCAAAAGATTTGGCTTGAAAAGCTCAAAAGAGACGAACACTCCAATGAGTGTCTCAACTAAACTTGACAAGGATGAAAAAGGCAAGGATGTTGATATCAAACTCTACCGAGGTATGATTGGCAGTTTACTTTATCTTACCGCGAGTCGGCCGGACATTATGTTTAGTGTTTGCTTGTGTGCTCAGTTTCAAGCTCAACCTAAGGAGTCACACTTAGTGGCTGTAAAGAGAATTCTTAGATATGTTAAAGGGACTCTCAACTTAGGATTATGGTATCCCGAGGGCACTAATTTTAATCTCATTGGCTTTTCAGATGCCGACTTTGCCGGATGCAAagttgatcggaaaagtacgaGTGGGACTTGTCAATTTCTTGGTCACTCCTTAGTCTCATGGTCTTCGAAAAAGCAAAATTCGGTTGCTCTTTCAACCGCCGAAGCCGAGTACATCGCGGCAGGTTGTTGTTGTGCACAAGTTTTATGGATGAAACAAACCCTTGAGGACTTTGGAGTACATCAAAAACAAGTTCCAATCAAATGTGATAATACTAGTGCCATCAACATATCTAAAAATCCTATTCAACATTCTAGAACTAAACACATTGAAATTAGACATCATTTTATTAGAGATCATATTCAAAAAGAAGATGTCACTATAGAATTCGTGGACACTTGTAATCAATTAGCGGACATTTTTACTAAACCTCTTAGTGAGGATAGGTTCACTCAACTTAGAAGAGAATTAGGAATGATTGATTTATCTGCTtga